A region from the Rosa rugosa chromosome 6, drRosRugo1.1, whole genome shotgun sequence genome encodes:
- the LOC133714859 gene encoding disease resistance-like protein DSC1 isoform X2 has translation MDDPSSSASSSSSSLTYDGFLSFRGEDTRQSFVCHLHKALELKALKVYIDKEDLKKGDRLSDLLEAIAESKLLIVVFSENYGNSTWCLKELVQIMKCKEKQNQIVMPVFYKVDPSHIRKQTGSFGEAFAKHERDRERDEELLQEVQTWRSALRKAADLSGWDSKNYEDDARLIDDIVKEVFDKVNRISPHIEDGLVAMDSHLHQVGRLLNDAPDDVVCVGIWGMGGLGKTTIARAVYDRICHKFDHHCFLQNVREGFTRKGEVKMQLKFLSGILNEKVSNFDGGYMKMLKRLGDKKILVVLDDVLDSSQIDTLLGERRSFGGGSIIIVTTRDEHVVRGFEIYKPEPLSDEDALNLFSQKAFDTCKPPGEYEHRSKLIVEYARGLPLALIVLGKFLRKRSVDHWEGQLKKLKECPHADIENVLKISYDGLEPCQKVIFLDIACFFKGMKKDYVTKVLDNCDCISPGLDLDVLVERALVTISYCKTLEMHDLLREMGRKIEKGRKRSRFWGEEAEHVLTENTATENAGRLMIDLPKKEGGSFNTSMRIFTYGQSYAGDDGQNHLTGDFKFLSRELKVLVWHGYPQKCLPSNFDPKNLVLLDVRYSNFEQLWEGTKPAENLISINLSGSPYLKRIPNLTLATNLKELDFQGCSSLTEVDPSISALKNLVFLNFLNCEELRSLPSIGHMKSLKTLHLGYCLKFEMFPEILEGMEALSTLKLTHTPIKELPSSIERLRGLKSLDMTFCGSLIRLPDSICNLAELRDLSLRDCSKLCKLPENIGNLESLMELRVYGTGLEQLPVSILRLKLARLLFSYCQKMAAPLSSWPSSIEDCCTAVVHLDFRGCNLLELSDAIAYFSSLKVLCLSGNENLESLPASMKRLDFLEELKLDGCKRLRSIPELSPTIRYINAHDCTALESVSTPQSPYDISRCFIFSNCSQLVQKDVFRDIVETHLPPQRNCFRPFYVSFPGRKIPKWFTHRCRGSSVTAKLPPNWFDNKLLGFTICAVTKKPQDKGRIVRCICTFKGDHCKYRFSFYLAANCRESNHMLVGYMPWSESGMIKREEVNERRYTEAKFEIQWHYKAGFELYKYESSDPFIKRCGVRFVFANKEEDFGEPMVEVDNSERRLEGCSVEPSGSGITSDTSDDDEQYLKLLSKVFKGANRPPSYIKIEDSDSSEGSDITGDTSDEDEQYLKSSQAFKGANRAPSYFKIQDNDSSGKRKTLESWTQEVRVTSGLSQGPLDDGFVWFCCSFGIDGHEYICTHRGRVCWAKAIVPAHTDPTILKVTFVGRHTCWKFQPMLTHQVRVTPAMKIEGPFDGFTWRKYDQKDMPGARYPRLQADWAAAGGANRRRCC, from the exons ATGGACGATCCTTCCtcctctgcttcttcttcttcatcttcattgaCCTATGATGGCTTCCTCAGTTTTAGAGGCGAAGACACCCGACAGAGCTTTGTCTGCCATCTTCACAAAGCTCTGGAACTGAAGGCACTCAAAGTCTACATTGATAAAGAAGATCTTAAAAAAGGCGACCGCCTTTCGGATCTACTGGAAGCCATTGCCGAATCAAAGCTTTTGATTGTAGTTTTCTCTGAGAACTACGGGAATTCCACATGGTGCTTGAAAGAACTGGTGCAGATTATGAAATGCAAGGAGAAGCAGAACCAGATTGTGATGCCCGTTTTCTACAAAGTAGATCCTTCCCACATTCGTAAACAGACGGGAAGTTTTGGTGAAGCTTTTGCCAAGCATGAACGCGACCGCGAAAGGGACGAGGAGTTGCTGCAAGAAGTGCAGACATGGAGATCCGCTTTAAGGAAAGCCGCCGACTTAAGTGGCTGGGATTCCAAAAATTATGA ggATGATGCTCGTCTTATTGATGATATTGTAAAGGAAGTCTTTGATAAAGTGAATCGGATCTCGCCACACATAGAGGATGGCTTGGTTGCAATGGATTCCCATCTGCATCAAGTGGGACGACTATTAAATGATGCGCCGGATGATGTTGTCTGTGTCGGAATCTGGGGAATGGGCGGCTTGGGTAAAACCACCATTGCCAGGGCTGTTTATGACAGAATTTGTCATAAATTTGACCACCATTGCTTTCTTCAAAATGTGAGGGAAGGCTTCACGAGGAAAGGTGAAGTGAAAATGCAACTTAAATTTCTATCTGGAATCTTGAACGAAAAAGTCAGCAATTTTGATGGAGGGTACATGAAGATGCTGAAAAGGCTAGGTGACAAAAAAATCCTAGTTGTTCTTGACGATGTACTCGATTCAAGCCAGATTGATACCTTGCTCGGAGAGAGACGTTCATTTGGTGGTGGAAGTATAATTATTGTAACAACTAGAGATGAACATGTGGTGCGTGGATTTGAGATATACAAGCCCGAGCCATTAAGTGATGAAGATGCTCTGAACCTCTTCAGCCAGAAGGCCTTCGACACATGCAAACCCCCTGGAGAGTATGAACATCGCTCAAAGCTCATAGTAGAATATGCACGCGGTTTGCCCTTAGCACTTATAGTATTGGGAAAGTTTCTTCGTAAGAGAAGTGTAGATCACTGGGAAGGTCAGCTCAAGAAATTGAAGGAATGTCCGCACGCAGATATTGAGAACGTGCTTAAAATAAGCTATGATGGACTAGAGCCTTGTCAGAAGGTCATATTTCTAgatattgcatgtttctttaaaGGAATGAAGAAAGACTATGTAACAAAAGTTCTTGACAATTGTGACTGCATCAGTCCCGGCTTGGACTTAGATGTTCTAGTTGAAAGAGCTCTTGTAACTATCTCATACTGCAAAACGCTTGAGATGCACGATTTACTACGAGAAATGGgtagaaaaattgaaaaaggcAGGAAGCGGAGTAGATTTTGGGGTGAAGAAGCTGAGCATGTGCTTACTGAAAATACG GCTACGGAAAATGCTGGACGCTTGATGATTGACTTGCCGAAAAAGGAAGGCGGATCCTTCAATACTTCAATGCGCATATTCACTTACGGGCAAAGCTATGCTGGAGATGACGGTCAAAATcacttgactggggacttcaaGTTTCTTTCTCGTGAGTTGAAGGTTCTCGTCTGGCATGGATATCCCCAAAAGTGTTTGCCATCCAACTTTGACCCCAAGAATCTTGTTCTGCTTGACGTGCGTTACAGTAACTTTGAACAACTTTGGGAAGGAACCAAG CCGGCGGAAAACTTGATTAGCATCAATTTGAGTGGCTCTCCATATCTTAAAAGAATCCCTAACTTGACTCTTGCGACAAATCTTAAGGAACTCGACTTTCAAGGTTGTTCAAGTTTAACGGAGGTTGACCCATCCATTTCAGCTCTTAAAAACCTTGTTTTTCTTAATTTCCTTAATTGCGAGGAACTTAGGAGTCTTCCGAGCATTGGTCATATGAAGTCTCTCAAAACTCTTCATCTTGGTTACTGCTTAAAGTTTGAGATGTTTCCAGAGATTTTGGAAGGTATGGAGGCACTATCAACGCTTAAATTAACTCACACTCCAATTAAGGAGTTACCATCGTCAATTGAACGGCTTCGGGGGCTTAAATCATTAGACATGACATTCTGTGGAAGCCTTATCCGTCTTCCAGACAGTATCTGTAATTTAGCAGAACTTAGAGATCTCAGCTTGAGAGACTGCTCAAAACTTTGTAAGTTGCCTGAGAACATTGGCAATTTAGAATCTTTGATGGAACTTCGAGTATACGGAACTGGTTTAGAACAACTGCCAGTCTCTATCTTACGTTTGAAGCTCGCTAGATTATTGTTTTCTTATTGCCAAAAAATGGCGGCTCCCCTTTCATCATGGCCATCATCAATTGAAGATTGTTGTACTGCTGTGGTACATCTTGATTTCAGAGGTTGCAATCTGCTGGAATTATCAGATGCTATtgcttatttttcttcattaaaAGTATTATGCTTGTCCGGAAACGAAAATTTGGAGAGCTTGCCTGCAAGCATGAAACGACTTGATTTCTTAGAAGAGCTTAAATTGGACGGTTGCAAGAGACTGAGATCAATACCAGAGCTTTCACCAACAATAAGATACATAAATGCACATGATTGCACAGCTTTGGAATCTGTTTCGACACCACAGTCTCCCTACGATATCAGTCGGTGCTTCATATTTTCTAATTGCAGTCAGCTGGTACAGAAAGATGTTTTCAGAGATATTGTGGAAACTCATCTCCCTCCTCAG CGTAATTGTTTCCGACCCTTTTATGTCTCTTTTCCTGGAAGGAAAATTCCAAAGTGGTTCACCCATCGGTGTAGGGGGTCTTCCGTAACTGCCAAGCTACCACCAAATTGGTTTGACAACAAGCTTTTGGGCTTTACTATATGCGCGGTTACTAAAAAGCCCCAGGATAAGGGACGGATTGTTCGATGTATCTGTACCTTCAAAGGAGATCATTGCAAGTACCGTTTCAGTTTCTATTTGGCTGCCAACTGCCGTGAATCAAATCACATGTTAGTGGGATATATGCCATGGTCTGAATCTGGCATGATTAAGAGAGAGGAAGTCAATGAACGCCGTTACACAGAGGCCAAATTTGAGATACAATGGCACTATAAAGCGGGTTTTGAACTCTACAAATACGAGTCGAGTGACCCATTCATCAAAAGGTGCGGAGTTCGATTCGTTTTTGCCAACAAGGAGGAAGATTTTGGGGAACCAATGGTAGAAGTTGATAATTCTGAGAGGCGCCTTGAGGGGTGCTCGGTTGAACCCAGTGGTAGTGGCATCACAAGTGACACTTCCGATGACGATGAGCAATACCTTAAATTATTATCAAAAGTTTTTAAAGGCGCAAACAGACCACCGAGTTACATCAAAATTGAGGACAGTGATTCATCTGAGGGTAGTGACATCACAGGTGACACCTCCGATGAGGATGAGCAATACCTTAAATCATCACAAGCTTTTAAAGGCGCAAACAGAGCACCGAGTTACTTCAAAATTCAGGACAATGATTCATCTGGGAAGAG GAAAACCCTGGAAAGTTGGACGCAAGAAGTCAGAGTTACATCGGGTCTGAGCCAAGGGCCTCTGGATGATGGTTTTGTCTGGTTCTGCTGCAGCTTTGGGATTGACGG ACACGAGTATATATGTACACATCGTGGACGTGTCTGTTGGGCCAAAGCTATAGTGCCAGCTCACACTGACCCAACAATCCTTAAAGTTACTTTCGTTGGGAGGCACACTTGTTGGAAATTTCAACCAATGTTGACACACCAGGTAAGAGTTACACCGGCTATGAAGATTGAAGGTCCTTTTGATGGCTTTACATGGAGGAAGTATGACCAAAAGGACATGCCAGGAGCTAGATACCCAAG gCTGCAGGCGGACTGGGCTGCTGCTGGTGGTGCAAATCGGAGGCGGTGCTGCTAG
- the LOC133714859 gene encoding disease resistance-like protein DSC1 isoform X1: MDDPSSSASSSSSSLTYDGFLSFRGEDTRQSFVCHLHKALELKALKVYIDKEDLKKGDRLSDLLEAIAESKLLIVVFSENYGNSTWCLKELVQIMKCKEKQNQIVMPVFYKVDPSHIRKQTGSFGEAFAKHERDRERDEELLQEVQTWRSALRKAADLSGWDSKNYEDDARLIDDIVKEVFDKVNRISPHIEDGLVAMDSHLHQVGRLLNDAPDDVVCVGIWGMGGLGKTTIARAVYDRICHKFDHHCFLQNVREGFTRKGEVKMQLKFLSGILNEKVSNFDGGYMKMLKRLGDKKILVVLDDVLDSSQIDTLLGERRSFGGGSIIIVTTRDEHVVRGFEIYKPEPLSDEDALNLFSQKAFDTCKPPGEYEHRSKLIVEYARGLPLALIVLGKFLRKRSVDHWEGQLKKLKECPHADIENVLKISYDGLEPCQKVIFLDIACFFKGMKKDYVTKVLDNCDCISPGLDLDVLVERALVTISYCKTLEMHDLLREMGRKIEKGRKRSRFWGEEAEHVLTENTATENAGRLMIDLPKKEGGSFNTSMRIFTYGQSYAGDDGQNHLTGDFKFLSRELKVLVWHGYPQKCLPSNFDPKNLVLLDVRYSNFEQLWEGTKPAENLISINLSGSPYLKRIPNLTLATNLKELDFQGCSSLTEVDPSISALKNLVFLNFLNCEELRSLPSIGHMKSLKTLHLGYCLKFEMFPEILEGMEALSTLKLTHTPIKELPSSIERLRGLKSLDMTFCGSLIRLPDSICNLAELRDLSLRDCSKLCKLPENIGNLESLMELRVYGTGLEQLPVSILRLKLARLLFSYCQKMAAPLSSWPSSIEDCCTAVVHLDFRGCNLLELSDAIAYFSSLKVLCLSGNENLESLPASMKRLDFLEELKLDGCKRLRSIPELSPTIRYINAHDCTALESVSTPQSPYDISRCFIFSNCSQLVQKDVFRDIVETHLPPQRNCFRPFYVSFPGRKIPKWFTHRCRGSSVTAKLPPNWFDNKLLGFTICAVTKKPQDKGRIVRCICTFKGDHCKYRFSFYLAANCRESNHMLVGYMPWSESGMIKREEVNERRYTEAKFEIQWHYKAGFELYKYESSDPFIKRCGVRFVFANKEEDFGEPMVEVDNSERRLEGCSVEPSGSGITSDTSDDDEQYLKLLSKVFKGANRPPSYIKIEDSDSSEGSDITGDTSDEDEQYLKSSQAFKGANRAPSYFKIQDNDSSGKRKTLESWTQEVRVTSGLSQGPLDDGFVWFCCSFGIDGHEYICTHRGRVCWAKAIVPAHTDPTILKVTFVGRHTCWKFQPMLTHQVRVTPAMKIEGPFDGFTWRKYDQKDMPGARYPRVYYVCTPQNIGGCMAVKEVQSSNDKKILKITYRGRHTCTLASTNNGRRGDSKTFVGSGASSIHDQVVQSPSSPGANGHGGNVIAIAAGLAAAPAVATETYVSEKKEKKKRKQEEITDSPVLVPAKKSKGEEVAELEVEKTEKKKRKKKNKENGVLDSLDGEKSVKVKKHKDKEEAGSPQTEKSEKKKKKKNKEAEDHGADAATDNGKGHGEADKSEKKKKKKKKDKSEEVAELEVEKTEKQKKKKKKKKKKNKDNGVLNSSDGEKTVKLKKHKDKEEAGSPQTEKSEKRKKKINKEPEDHGADAATDNGKGDGEADKSEKKKRKKDKSDADEV; encoded by the exons ATGGACGATCCTTCCtcctctgcttcttcttcttcatcttcattgaCCTATGATGGCTTCCTCAGTTTTAGAGGCGAAGACACCCGACAGAGCTTTGTCTGCCATCTTCACAAAGCTCTGGAACTGAAGGCACTCAAAGTCTACATTGATAAAGAAGATCTTAAAAAAGGCGACCGCCTTTCGGATCTACTGGAAGCCATTGCCGAATCAAAGCTTTTGATTGTAGTTTTCTCTGAGAACTACGGGAATTCCACATGGTGCTTGAAAGAACTGGTGCAGATTATGAAATGCAAGGAGAAGCAGAACCAGATTGTGATGCCCGTTTTCTACAAAGTAGATCCTTCCCACATTCGTAAACAGACGGGAAGTTTTGGTGAAGCTTTTGCCAAGCATGAACGCGACCGCGAAAGGGACGAGGAGTTGCTGCAAGAAGTGCAGACATGGAGATCCGCTTTAAGGAAAGCCGCCGACTTAAGTGGCTGGGATTCCAAAAATTATGA ggATGATGCTCGTCTTATTGATGATATTGTAAAGGAAGTCTTTGATAAAGTGAATCGGATCTCGCCACACATAGAGGATGGCTTGGTTGCAATGGATTCCCATCTGCATCAAGTGGGACGACTATTAAATGATGCGCCGGATGATGTTGTCTGTGTCGGAATCTGGGGAATGGGCGGCTTGGGTAAAACCACCATTGCCAGGGCTGTTTATGACAGAATTTGTCATAAATTTGACCACCATTGCTTTCTTCAAAATGTGAGGGAAGGCTTCACGAGGAAAGGTGAAGTGAAAATGCAACTTAAATTTCTATCTGGAATCTTGAACGAAAAAGTCAGCAATTTTGATGGAGGGTACATGAAGATGCTGAAAAGGCTAGGTGACAAAAAAATCCTAGTTGTTCTTGACGATGTACTCGATTCAAGCCAGATTGATACCTTGCTCGGAGAGAGACGTTCATTTGGTGGTGGAAGTATAATTATTGTAACAACTAGAGATGAACATGTGGTGCGTGGATTTGAGATATACAAGCCCGAGCCATTAAGTGATGAAGATGCTCTGAACCTCTTCAGCCAGAAGGCCTTCGACACATGCAAACCCCCTGGAGAGTATGAACATCGCTCAAAGCTCATAGTAGAATATGCACGCGGTTTGCCCTTAGCACTTATAGTATTGGGAAAGTTTCTTCGTAAGAGAAGTGTAGATCACTGGGAAGGTCAGCTCAAGAAATTGAAGGAATGTCCGCACGCAGATATTGAGAACGTGCTTAAAATAAGCTATGATGGACTAGAGCCTTGTCAGAAGGTCATATTTCTAgatattgcatgtttctttaaaGGAATGAAGAAAGACTATGTAACAAAAGTTCTTGACAATTGTGACTGCATCAGTCCCGGCTTGGACTTAGATGTTCTAGTTGAAAGAGCTCTTGTAACTATCTCATACTGCAAAACGCTTGAGATGCACGATTTACTACGAGAAATGGgtagaaaaattgaaaaaggcAGGAAGCGGAGTAGATTTTGGGGTGAAGAAGCTGAGCATGTGCTTACTGAAAATACG GCTACGGAAAATGCTGGACGCTTGATGATTGACTTGCCGAAAAAGGAAGGCGGATCCTTCAATACTTCAATGCGCATATTCACTTACGGGCAAAGCTATGCTGGAGATGACGGTCAAAATcacttgactggggacttcaaGTTTCTTTCTCGTGAGTTGAAGGTTCTCGTCTGGCATGGATATCCCCAAAAGTGTTTGCCATCCAACTTTGACCCCAAGAATCTTGTTCTGCTTGACGTGCGTTACAGTAACTTTGAACAACTTTGGGAAGGAACCAAG CCGGCGGAAAACTTGATTAGCATCAATTTGAGTGGCTCTCCATATCTTAAAAGAATCCCTAACTTGACTCTTGCGACAAATCTTAAGGAACTCGACTTTCAAGGTTGTTCAAGTTTAACGGAGGTTGACCCATCCATTTCAGCTCTTAAAAACCTTGTTTTTCTTAATTTCCTTAATTGCGAGGAACTTAGGAGTCTTCCGAGCATTGGTCATATGAAGTCTCTCAAAACTCTTCATCTTGGTTACTGCTTAAAGTTTGAGATGTTTCCAGAGATTTTGGAAGGTATGGAGGCACTATCAACGCTTAAATTAACTCACACTCCAATTAAGGAGTTACCATCGTCAATTGAACGGCTTCGGGGGCTTAAATCATTAGACATGACATTCTGTGGAAGCCTTATCCGTCTTCCAGACAGTATCTGTAATTTAGCAGAACTTAGAGATCTCAGCTTGAGAGACTGCTCAAAACTTTGTAAGTTGCCTGAGAACATTGGCAATTTAGAATCTTTGATGGAACTTCGAGTATACGGAACTGGTTTAGAACAACTGCCAGTCTCTATCTTACGTTTGAAGCTCGCTAGATTATTGTTTTCTTATTGCCAAAAAATGGCGGCTCCCCTTTCATCATGGCCATCATCAATTGAAGATTGTTGTACTGCTGTGGTACATCTTGATTTCAGAGGTTGCAATCTGCTGGAATTATCAGATGCTATtgcttatttttcttcattaaaAGTATTATGCTTGTCCGGAAACGAAAATTTGGAGAGCTTGCCTGCAAGCATGAAACGACTTGATTTCTTAGAAGAGCTTAAATTGGACGGTTGCAAGAGACTGAGATCAATACCAGAGCTTTCACCAACAATAAGATACATAAATGCACATGATTGCACAGCTTTGGAATCTGTTTCGACACCACAGTCTCCCTACGATATCAGTCGGTGCTTCATATTTTCTAATTGCAGTCAGCTGGTACAGAAAGATGTTTTCAGAGATATTGTGGAAACTCATCTCCCTCCTCAG CGTAATTGTTTCCGACCCTTTTATGTCTCTTTTCCTGGAAGGAAAATTCCAAAGTGGTTCACCCATCGGTGTAGGGGGTCTTCCGTAACTGCCAAGCTACCACCAAATTGGTTTGACAACAAGCTTTTGGGCTTTACTATATGCGCGGTTACTAAAAAGCCCCAGGATAAGGGACGGATTGTTCGATGTATCTGTACCTTCAAAGGAGATCATTGCAAGTACCGTTTCAGTTTCTATTTGGCTGCCAACTGCCGTGAATCAAATCACATGTTAGTGGGATATATGCCATGGTCTGAATCTGGCATGATTAAGAGAGAGGAAGTCAATGAACGCCGTTACACAGAGGCCAAATTTGAGATACAATGGCACTATAAAGCGGGTTTTGAACTCTACAAATACGAGTCGAGTGACCCATTCATCAAAAGGTGCGGAGTTCGATTCGTTTTTGCCAACAAGGAGGAAGATTTTGGGGAACCAATGGTAGAAGTTGATAATTCTGAGAGGCGCCTTGAGGGGTGCTCGGTTGAACCCAGTGGTAGTGGCATCACAAGTGACACTTCCGATGACGATGAGCAATACCTTAAATTATTATCAAAAGTTTTTAAAGGCGCAAACAGACCACCGAGTTACATCAAAATTGAGGACAGTGATTCATCTGAGGGTAGTGACATCACAGGTGACACCTCCGATGAGGATGAGCAATACCTTAAATCATCACAAGCTTTTAAAGGCGCAAACAGAGCACCGAGTTACTTCAAAATTCAGGACAATGATTCATCTGGGAAGAG GAAAACCCTGGAAAGTTGGACGCAAGAAGTCAGAGTTACATCGGGTCTGAGCCAAGGGCCTCTGGATGATGGTTTTGTCTGGTTCTGCTGCAGCTTTGGGATTGACGG ACACGAGTATATATGTACACATCGTGGACGTGTCTGTTGGGCCAAAGCTATAGTGCCAGCTCACACTGACCCAACAATCCTTAAAGTTACTTTCGTTGGGAGGCACACTTGTTGGAAATTTCAACCAATGTTGACACACCAGGTAAGAGTTACACCGGCTATGAAGATTGAAGGTCCTTTTGATGGCTTTACATGGAGGAAGTATGACCAAAAGGACATGCCAGGAGCTAGATACCCAAG AGTCTATTACGTATGCACTCCTCAAAATATCGGAGGCTGCATGGCCGTAAAGGAAGTCCAAAGCTCCAATGATAAAAAAATCCTTAAAATTACTTACAGAGGAAGGCACACATGTACACTAGCCTCCACCAACAATGGAAGAAGGGGTGATAGCAAGACCTTCGTGGGCAGTGGTGCATCGAGTATTCATGACCAAGTTGTCCAATCACCAAGCTCACCAGGAGCCAATGGTCATGGAGGAAATGTAATTGCAATTGCTGCTGGGCTTGCTGCTGCACCTGCTGTTGCCACTGAGACTTATGTTtcggagaagaaggagaagaagaagcgcAAACAAGAGGAAATAACTGACAGTCCTGTTCTAGTTCCCGCAAAGAAAAGCAAAGGTGAAGAAGTGGCTGAGCTTGAAGTTGAGAagacagaaaagaagaagaggaagaagaagaataaagaaaatggtGTTTTGGATTCTTTAGATGGGGAGAAATCTGTGAAGGTGAAGAAGCACAAAGATAAAGAAGAAGCTGGTTCACCTCAAACTGAAAAgtctgaaaagaagaaaaagaagaaaaacaaagaggCTGAGGATCATGGTGCTGATGCTGCCACTGATAATGGCAAGGGTCATGGAGAGGCTGATAAGagtgagaaaaagaagaagaagaagaaaaaggataaATCGGAAGAAGTGGCTGAGCTTGAAGTTGAGAAGACAgaaaagcagaagaagaagaagaagaagaagaagaaaaagaataaagacAATGGTGTTTTGAATTCTTCAGATGGGGAGAAAACTGTGAAGTTGAAGAAGCACAAAGATAAAGAAGAAGCTGGTTCACCTCAAACTGAAAAGTctgaaaagaggaaaaagaagatAAACAAAGAGCCTGAGGATCATGGTGCTGATGCTGCCACTGATAATGGCAAGGGTGATGGTGAGGCTGATAagagtgagaagaagaagaggaaaaaggaTAAATCGGACGCTGACGAAGTATAG
- the LOC133714860 gene encoding uncharacterized protein LOC133714860 has product MSNEPRLDFPMLDSTGSDYHSWVTDVENHLTSKGILPIIQAPNPDLVFIRTSAKNAQAVILMRRHMDKALRLEYMSIKDARELWVALEERFGNVQDSLLPDLKVQWNNLRFADFKSVAEYNSEALRLQSMLRFCGQPVTEQELIEKTLSTFPVSAIVVSKQYRTEVNAGRITRFHQLINIISVAEKHDNILVRNYNSRPIGTKSVHEANYNAPKRGRKERNPNEGHEGRMGPYNRPNKEGNRKFGADTRGGNVTRGGDGRGRGHGGCAMARGGGTMGRGGGTNPPRERPQRAQRAPQLKGGNRNDECHRCGSIEHWFKQCKASEELAARYRAYRDLREQEVYLAEEEEDGGDVNLTIEDFKAEDEVHMDATDFD; this is encoded by the coding sequence atgtcgaatgaacctagactcgactttcccatgcttgactcaacaggctcagattaccacagttgggtaaccgatgttgagaaccatctcacttcaaagggaatattacccataatccaggcacctaacccggatcttgtgttcaTCAGAACATCTGCAAAGAatgctcaagcagttatcttgatgcgacgtcatatggacaaagcactcagattggagtatatgtcgatcaaggatgcaagagagctatgggtagcgctagaagagcgttttggcaatgtccaagattccctcctccctgacttgaaagttcaatggaacaatctgcgctttgctgacttcaagtctgttgctgaatataattcagaggcTCTTCGCTTACAATCCATGTTGCGattctgtggacaacctgtcacagagcaagagctaattgagaaaactctctccaccttccccgtctcagccattgtggtatcaaagcaataccgtacTGAGGttaatgctggacggatcacgaggtttcatcagcttatcaatatcatatctgtagctgagaaacatgataacatactcgtgagaaattataattcaaggcccattggaactaagagcgttcatgaggcgaattataatgcacccaaaagagggcgcaaggagcgaaaccctaatgaGGGACATGAAggacgtatgggtccatataaccgccctaataaggaaggaaaccgcaagtttggtgcggatacacgtggtggcaatgtcACACGTGGGGGAGATGGTCGTGGTCGTGGTCATGGTGGTTGCGCCATGGCTCGTGGTGGAGGTaccatgggtcgtggtggtggcaccaaccctcctagggaacgcccacaacgtgcacaacgtgcacctcaattaaagggaggcaaccgcaatgatgagtgtcatcgatgtggatcaattgagcattggttcaagcaatgcaaggcaagtgaggaactagctgcaagatacagggcatatagggacctgagagagcaagaagtgtaccttgcagaagaagaagaagatggtggagatgtcaatctcaccatagaggacttcaaagctgaagatgaagtgcacaTGGATGcaacagactttgattag